A stretch of DNA from Anaerolineae bacterium:
TCCCTTGATCGCTGATAGTCACCTCGATAGCCTGCTGGTGCGATCCTTCGCCTAGTTGGGAGATAAATTGATATGTGCATGGGCGAATGCGCACCGTGATGGTCCCCCCCTCTGGGCTGAATTTGATCGCGTTGCCCAGCAGGTTATCAAACACTTGGCCTAAGCGGTTGTAATCGCCCCAGATCACCGGCAGGTCGTCGCTTGCTTCGAGGACGAATTGGAACTTCTCCTTCCGGCCCATCTTCTGAACAAGGATCTCAGCGTTGCGGATGCTGAACTGCGCTAACTCTACCAGATAAATTGGCTCGCGCACGAGGGGTATCATCGGCCCTTGCTGGAAACTGAGGATGTCGTTGACCAGCCGGATGAGGGCATCGACGCGATCGGACACGACCTGAAACGCCTGGCGCTGCTCGGCGCTGATCTCGCCCAACAAGCCCTCCAAGAACAGGTCGGTGTATCCCCGGATCACAGCCAGAGGCGTCCGCAGCTCATGGGACACATTCTGGATGAACTCGTCCTTCAGCCGGTCCAGCTCCTTCAGCTCCCCATAGGCTTTTTCCAGCGCGGACGCGTGCTGGCGCAGGTCCTCGATCAGCCGCATCGTCTCCAAGGCGACGCCGACCTGGTTGGCCAGCGTAGCCAGCAGCTCGATGTCCGGCTTGGGGTAAAAGTCATCCGGGTCGCGCCGGCCGAAGAGCCAGACGCCGAGGACCGTATCTCCCACCTCAACGGGGACGGCCAGCCGCACCCAATCCATCTCTTGCTCCTCCGGCGACACCTCTCCCAGCTCCGATTG
This window harbors:
- a CDS encoding ATP-binding protein, whose amino-acid sequence is APYKRLLGDLEFRANRALSLFSFLVVYLTAFVVVFVLGAQRVPFTPASLGFALTVSMFFVVGGLFLRAPFQRLLDRLAYGTDHNPDDILRAFTNEIPRALNRDALVRLLTREVGPSLLIRQSALYLWKDGQATLFYADGVALDPEVDASEQVRQWLAGVKRYRPPQSELGEVSPEEQEMDWVRLAVPVEVGDTVLGVWLFGRRDPDDFYPKPDIELLATLANQVGVALETMRLIEDLRQHASALEKAYGELKELDRLKDEFIQNVSHELRTPLAVIRGYTDLFLEGLLGEISAEQRQAFQVVSDRVDALIRLVNDILSFQQGPMIPLVREPIYLVELAQFSIRNAEILVQKMGRKEKFQFVLEASDDLPVIWGDYNRLGQVFDNLLGNAIKFSPEGGTITVRIRPCTYQFISQLGEGSHQQAIEVTISDQGIGIPPDQIHRIWERFYQVDGSSTRRFGGTGIGLAIARNIVQAHGGAIWAESEVGVGSTFHFVLPVQESPVSSEGEGTSYRNVPTPYQEA